In Caproiciproducens sp. NJN-50, the following are encoded in one genomic region:
- a CDS encoding TVP38/TMEM64 family protein, which translates to MGILVVAAGLALFILLTAALCRPVTALLSNPGLMRAAVQQKGFWGVLMFFGVEVLQGFLPIPLEVTTVAAGYIFGPLGGFLLTAASVLCSTALVFYLSKLFGERFFQFLFPRGKSPWILRDEKARGWATWIVFLVPGLPKRLFIFSAALVPQRFSDFLVISTLARMPALLVCSFGGHALGSGNYGRAVLLLCAVAVPAAAAFLIYRQATGRKNR; encoded by the coding sequence TTGGGCATTCTGGTTGTTGCGGCCGGGCTTGCCCTTTTCATCCTTTTGACGGCGGCGCTGTGCCGGCCGGTGACGGCTCTGCTCTCGAACCCGGGCCTCATGCGCGCCGCCGTCCAGCAAAAGGGCTTTTGGGGGGTTTTGATGTTTTTCGGCGTCGAAGTCCTTCAGGGGTTCCTGCCGATCCCTCTCGAGGTGACGACGGTCGCCGCCGGCTATATTTTCGGCCCGCTGGGCGGCTTTCTTCTGACTGCGGCCTCCGTGCTCTGCTCCACCGCGCTGGTCTTTTATCTCTCCAAGCTGTTCGGGGAGCGTTTCTTTCAGTTTTTGTTTCCGCGCGGGAAAAGCCCGTGGATTCTGCGGGACGAAAAAGCGCGCGGCTGGGCGACCTGGATCGTGTTTCTGGTGCCCGGCCTGCCGAAACGCCTGTTCATCTTTTCCGCCGCGCTGGTGCCTCAGAGATTTTCGGATTTTCTGGTGATCTCCACCCTGGCCCGCATGCCCGCGCTGCTGGTCTGCTCTTTCGGCGGGCATGCGCTCGGCAGCGGGAACTACGGCCGAGCGGTGCTGCTGCTCTGCGCCGTGGCGGTGCCGGCGGCTGCGGCGTTCCTCATTTACCGCCAGGCGACAGGGAGGAAGAATAGATAG
- a CDS encoding MFS transporter: MKHREKMWNSSFLILWQGQLVSTAGDAVYSIALGFWVLAATGSTALMGTLMAASTLPGVLVSPFAGVLIDRSHKKRLFILMDILRGACVLLLAAAAWRGRLAVWMVFAAGVILSLCGAVFQPGILSSVPDLVPREKIANANSAFSVVTSGSNLAGSVAGGFLYQALGAPALFLFDGLSFLFSGGSLGFVGIPDGRRTEKVSFLEDMRDGFRYIWRQPGLRLILAAAAVCNFCSFVGITLILPLCRATPFLGSGGYGVVTGSFMSGTMLGFILFSVVALKPGMIVPAYVAGCLVSNLGFIAGINQNSLFPMVVLVALGGFANSLINVLFMTAVQSSTAQEVRGKVMSFMAMMTQGLTPFAMALGGMLGEAFPLRAVISAAFAGSLIFLLFTAFSRNCREYMAGDGAAAVPGAEDKPEP, encoded by the coding sequence GTGAAACATCGGGAAAAGATGTGGAACTCCAGCTTTTTGATCCTTTGGCAGGGACAGCTTGTCTCTACGGCGGGCGATGCGGTTTACAGCATTGCGCTGGGCTTCTGGGTGCTGGCCGCCACGGGCTCCACCGCGCTGATGGGAACGCTGATGGCGGCCTCCACGCTGCCCGGCGTGCTCGTCTCCCCGTTCGCGGGCGTTCTGATCGACCGCTCGCATAAAAAGAGGCTGTTTATTTTGATGGATATCCTTCGCGGAGCCTGCGTCCTGCTGCTCGCGGCCGCGGCCTGGCGCGGCCGCCTCGCCGTGTGGATGGTGTTCGCGGCGGGGGTCATCCTGAGCCTGTGCGGCGCGGTGTTCCAGCCCGGAATCCTGTCCTCCGTGCCGGATCTTGTTCCGAGGGAAAAGATCGCAAACGCCAATTCCGCCTTTTCCGTCGTGACCTCCGGCTCCAACCTGGCCGGCAGCGTCGCGGGCGGATTTCTGTATCAGGCGCTCGGCGCGCCCGCGCTGTTTCTGTTCGACGGGCTGTCCTTTCTGTTTTCGGGCGGCTCGCTGGGTTTTGTCGGCATTCCGGACGGCAGACGGACCGAAAAGGTCAGCTTCCTTGAAGATATGAGAGACGGCTTTCGCTATATTTGGAGGCAGCCCGGACTCCGGCTGATTCTGGCGGCCGCCGCGGTGTGCAATTTCTGCTCGTTCGTCGGCATCACGCTGATCCTTCCGCTCTGCCGCGCCACGCCCTTTCTCGGTTCCGGCGGATACGGCGTGGTGACGGGCAGCTTTATGAGCGGCACGATGCTCGGCTTCATCCTGTTTTCCGTGGTCGCGCTGAAACCGGGGATGATCGTGCCGGCCTACGTCGCGGGATGCCTTGTCAGCAATCTGGGCTTCATCGCCGGGATCAACCAGAATTCGCTGTTTCCCATGGTCGTGCTGGTTGCTTTGGGCGGCTTTGCCAATTCGCTGATCAATGTTCTCTTCATGACCGCCGTACAGAGCTCGACCGCGCAGGAGGTGCGCGGAAAGGTGATGTCTTTTATGGCGATGATGACGCAGGGGCTGACCCCGTTCGCAATGGCGCTGGGCGGGATGCTGGGCGAGGCGTTCCCGCTGCGCGCGGTGATTTCCGCCGCGTTTGCCGGTTCGCTGATTTTTCTGCTGTTCACCGCCTTCAGCCGGAACTGCCGGGAATATATGGCCGGGGACGGAGCCGCCGCGGTTCCCGGAGCGGAAGACAAGCCGGAGCCATAA